GGCAGGCGAAGCATCACCCGATTGTCCGGCAGTATCCGAAACGCTTTTTGCTTAAAGGTTACGGCTTTAGCTTTTACTGTGAGTGTTTGTGTTGGTTTTTCCTGTAGGCTTGCTTTTCTGCGGGCCACTGCAATCAACCTCTCTTTTTTTGGGCTTCAACATATCTCTGAATTGTTTCGGAAGAAACATTGCCGGCGGTTGAGACAAAGTAGCTCCGCGTCCACATGGACGGCATCCGTGCTATATGCTCAAACTCCCGGCGCAGATGGTGTGAAGATACGCCCTTAATCCGTGCCACAATGTCGTGAGGCGCTAATTCCGGCGGCGCGTTGACAAACAGATGCAGGTGGTCAGGCATGATCTCCAGAGCCAGGAT
The sequence above is drawn from the Thermincola ferriacetica genome and encodes:
- the tnpA gene encoding IS200/IS605 family transposase, giving the protein MEQKYRHKHTSVSLVNYHFIWCPRYRRKVLVGPVEARLKELIKEVAKILDLEILALEIMPDHLHLFVNAPPELAPHDIVARIKGVSSHHLRREFEHIARMPSMWTRSYFVSTAGNVSSETIQRYVEAQKKRG